The sequence AGTGCCGTGAGTCTCTAGAAGCCATTGAAGCTGACTTGCAGCGTTTGATGTTGCCCAAAGATCCTAATGATAGCCGTAACGTCTTTTTAGAAGTGCGTGCCGGAACCGGTGGCGATGAGGCGGCGATTTTCTCTGGCGATTTATTTCGCATGTATTTGCGTTATGCCGAGCGCCAAGGCTGGCGCGTTGAAGTGTTGTCTGAGCATGGCGGTGAACACGGTGGTTATAAAGAAGTGATTGCCCGTGTTGAGGGCGATAATGTCTACGGCCGTCTCAAGTTTGAGTCTGGAGCGCACCGCGTACAACGCGTGCCTGAAACAGAGTCGCAAGGTCGCGTGCACACCTCCGCATGCACCGTGGTGGTCTTGCCTGAGCCTGATGAGCAGGACGCGATTGAAATTAATCCGGCAGATTTGCGCGTGGATACCTATCGCGCTTCGGGCGCGGGTGGCCAGCACGTGAATAAAACCGACTCTGCGGTGCGTATTACCCACTTGCCCAGTGGCATAGTGGTGGAATGCCAAGAAGAGCGCTCACAACACAAAAACCGTGCGCGTGCCATGGGCTGGTTAGCGGCGCGTTTGGAGGATCAGCAAAGCAGTGCGGCAGCGCAAGAAATGTCCGATACGCGTAAATCCTTGGTCGGCAGTGGTGATCGCTCTGAGCGCATTCGTACCTATAACTTTCCACAGGGGCGAGTGACTGACCATCGCATTAACTTAACCCTGTATTCGCTTGCTGATGTGATTAGCGGCAGTTTAGAGCAGATTATTGATCCGTTACTGCTTGAGTATCAGGCGGACCAGCTTGCTGCGTTAGGCGATTAAGTTTGATGATGCGCATTGATCAGTTGTTAGCCCATGCAACACAGATTGATTCGCCTACTGCACAACTGGATGCTGAGCTGCTACTCGCGCATGTCCTTGATAAACCGCGCAGCTATCTTTTAGCTTGGCCAGAAAAAACACTCAGCGAGGCGCAAGCAGCAGCCTTTATGGCACTGCTTGAGCGCCGTCAGCGTGGCGAACCCGTTGCCTATTTATTAGGGCAGCAGGGCTTTTGGACGCTGGACTTGCAAGTAGCCGAGCACACTTTAATTCCTCGTGCAGACACCGAACTCTTGGTTGAGGCGGCTTTGCAGTTAGCTGATGCTAGCAGCCCTTTGCGGGTTTTAGATTTGGGTACCGGCACAGGAGCGATAGCTTTGGCGCTTGCCAGTGAGCGGCCGCAGTGGGCAGTGACCGGTGTTGATCGCATAGAATCAGCGGTGGCGCTAGCGCAGAGCAATCAACAGCAGTTGCAGCTCAGCAATGTGCAGTTTTTGTCCAGCCATTGGTTCAGTGCGCTGATTGGCCAACGTTATGATTTAATCCTCAGCAATCCGCCATATATCGCTGACACTGATCCACATTTACAACAAGGTGATCTGCGTTTTGAGCCGCTCAGTGCTTTGGTTTCAGGCGCTGACGGATTGGATGATTTACGCCTGATTATTGCCCAAGCACCCGCTTATTTAAGCGCGAAGGGCTGGTTAATGCTGGAGCATGGCTTTGATCAGGCTAGCGCTGTGCGGGCATTGCTGCAACAGGCTGGTTTTATTGAGGTCAACAGTCAGCGTGATTTGGGCGGTCATGAACGTATCAGTTTCGGCTGTCTACCATCCTAACCTTAGGTCGTTATAGTCCATGTTAAATGATGAAGAATTACTGCGTTACAGTCGCCAGATCCTATTAAAACAAGTGGATGTGGCTGGGCAGTTACGTTTAAAAAACAGCAAAGTCTTGATTGTTGGCTTAGGTGGGCTGGGCTCGCCTGTTGCGTTGTATTTGGCTGCGGCCGGTGTTGGCGAGATGTATTTGGCTGATTTTGACACCCTTGATCTGTCCAACTTGCAGCGCCAAATTGTGCATGACAGCGCTGCTTTAGGCACTTTAAAAGTGCAGTCGGCGCAGGCGCGTTTGCAGGGTCTCAACCCACATATTGCTGTGCATAGCATTGATAGCAAACTGGATTCTGAGAATTTACCAGCATTGCTGCAGTCGGTTGATCTGGTACTGGACTGCACCGATAATTTCACTATACGTGGTGAACTCAATGCTGCCTGTTTTGCTACCAATACGGTATTGGTCAGTGGCGCTGCGATTCGTGGTGAAGGGCAGGTCAGTGTTTATGATCCGAGCAATGCCCAGAGCCCGTGTTATCACTGTGTGTTCGGTGACGGTGCTGAAGAAGGCTTAACCTGCAGCGAAGCTGGCGTGTTGGGGCCGTTGGTCGGCCTGATCGGTAGCCTGCAAGCCTTGGAGGCCATGAAAATACTTGCAGGGTTTGGCGAGCCATTGATTGGTCGGTTGCTACTGGTGGATGCACTGAGTAGCCGTTTCCGTGAACTAAAAGTGCGTCGCGATCCGCACTGTGTGGTATGCGGCACGCGCCATGGATAAGCACGCTGCCATTGGTGTGTTTGATTCAGGTTTGGGTGGTATCTCTGTATTGCATGCCATTCGCAATTTACTGCCTGCCGAATCCTTGATTTATATCGCTGATAGCGCGCATGTACCCTATGGGGAAAAATCACCTGAGTTTATTGTCCAGCGCAGTTTAGCTATCAGTGAGTTTTTGTTGGCGCAGCGAGTCAAGGCCATTGTGGTCGCTTGTAATACTGCGACTGCGGCAGCGGTGAGTGAGTTACGCCAACGTTGGCCGGATGTGCTGATTGTCGGTATGGAGCCTGCGGTCAAACCTGCTGTGCAGGCATCGCAATCAGGGAAGGTCGGCGTTTTAGCCACCACTGGCACTTTACGCAGCGCACGTTTTGCCGCTTTGTTGGAGCGCTTTGCCAGTGATGTCGAGGTGATAACGCAGCCGTGCCCTGGCCTGGTTGAGTTGATTGAAGCAGGCGAATTACAGACTGATACAACGCGGGCGTTGCTAAGCAGCTATGTTGAGCCGCTGTTGCAGGCCGGTTGCGATACCTTGATTCTGGGCTGCACGCATTACCCGTTGCTTAAACCTTTATTGCAGCGCATGGTCCCTGAGTACGTGCAGTTGATTGATACTGGCGAAGCAGTGGCGCGCCGCTTGCAGAGTGAGCTGGGTAAACACAATTTGCTGGCTGAAGCTCAGCAGCCGCTAGATCATTTTTATGGCAGTGGTGATACCTGTGCTACTGAGCGCACCTTAGCGATGCTATGGCCAGAGGCACAGCCAGTGATTGCCCTTGGCTTTTAGAAATCTGCCACAGTGCGGCCAGTGATCTGTATCGATAGGCTGTGCGTTGTGCTAATAACAGCCATGCATGAGGCATAGCTTGAGCTGTTTTACGACAGCGCGCTTAATATTTTGTTATGACTGGGGGCGATATGTTCACCATTACCCAACTTGCTGAGCAATTAGGTCAGCAGTTACTCAAGCAAAACGCCTTTGTCAGTACGGCAGAATCCTGCACCGGCGGTGGTATAGCAGAAGCTATCACGCGTGTTGCTGGCAGCTCTGCCTGGTTTGAGGTGGGCTTTGTCACCTATTCCAATCGGCAGAAAATGCGCGTACTGCAGGTGGCTGAGGCTGACTTGCAACGTGATGGCGCTGTCAGCCAGTCGGTGGTTGAAGGTATGGCGCGTGGCGCGCAACAATTGTCTGGCGCTCAGTACACTGTAGCGGTCAGCGGCGTGGCAGGGCCCGGTGGCGGTAGTGTAGAGAAGCCAGTGGGTACTGTCTGCCTTGCTTGGGCGCACGGTATGCAGGTGCAATCTGCTTGCTGGCACTTTGCTGGTGATCGACAGTCCGTTCGTCAGCAAAGCGTGCAGGCCGCTTTGGCTGGTCTATTGTGTGTAATGGAAGGGCGAGCGGCAAATGACTGGCAGCAATGCTTAAAGAAACATTTGCCTAATCAATAAAGACTGTGGATAATGCTGGTTAACTATCCAGTATTCAGGGCGCAGCCCAATTGTTATTTGAGGATTTATGATGGACGAGAATAAGAAAAAAGCGTTAGCGGCTGCGCTTGGTCAAATTGAACGCCAGTTTGGTAAAGGCGCTGTTATGCGCATGGGTGACCATGAGCGCGTGGCTATCCCCGCGATCTCTACAGGCTCATTGGGCTTGGATATTGCGCTGGGCATAGGCGGTTTACCCAAGGGCCGAATTGTTGAGATTTATGGTCCTGAATCATCTGGTAAAACCACGCTGACCCTGTCAGTGATTGCTGAAGCGCAAAAAGTCGGCGCGACCTGCGCGTTTATCGATGCTGAGCATGCACTAGACCCAGAATATGCTGGCAAATTAGGCGTTAATATTGATGACTTGTATGTCTCACAGCCTGATACTGGTGAGCAAGCATTAGAAATTGCCGATATGTTGGTACGCTCCAATGCCATGGATGTGATTGTCATTGACTCCGTTGCTGCATTGGTGCCTAAAGCTGAAATTGAAGGTGATATGGGTGATACCCACGTTGGTCTGCAGGCACGTTTAATGAGCCAAGCACTGCGTAAAATCACCGGTAATATTAAAAATGCCAACTGTTTAGTCATTTTTATTAACCAAATCCGTATGAAAATTGGTGTGATGTTCGGTAGCCCTGAAACCACCACCGGTGGTAATGCGCTGAAATTCTACTCATCGGTGCGTTTAGATATTCGTCGTATTGGTGCGGTAAAAGAAGGTGATGAGATCACCGGTAACGAAACACGGGTTAAAGTGGTCAAAAATAAGGTGGCTGCGCCGTTCCGTCAGGCAGAGTTTCAGATTTTGTATGGCAAGGGTATTTACCGTAATGGTGAAATCATTGATTTGGGCGTGCAGCAAGGCCTGATTGAGAAGTCAGGCGCATGGTACAGTCATAAAGGCGTGCGCATGGGGCAGGGTAAAGCCAACTCAGCGCGTTACTTAGAAGAAAACCCAGAGATTTGCCAAGCTATTGAGCAGCAGATTCGTGATCAGCTGTTGGCACCTGCACCGAGTAATAACAAGCAGCAAGCTGTTGTTGAGGACACTGTTGAGTAAACGCAGCGTAACGATGTAACTGGATAAAAACGGCATGGTGCAGCGCATTCATGCCGTTTTTTTGTGAGGCCGAGATGTTAGATACCCCTGTTTCTATTCGCCGTGCCGCGATGAATTTATTGGCGCGACGTGAGCATGGCTATGTTGAGTTGTCACGTAAATTGCGTCAGCGCGGTGCTGAGGCAGAGATGATAGATGTCGAGCTGCAGCGTCTAATGGATGACGGTTTGCTCTCGGAACAGCGCTATGTAGAAAGCTATATCCGCAGTCGCGCCAATACTGGGCGCGGGCCGATGCGCATACGCGAAGAGTTAACCCAGCGCGGCTTGGCGCGCGAGCTGGTTGAGTGTGCTTTGGCTGGGGCAGATATTGACTGGCAGGCACAGATGCAGGATCTATGGCAGCGGCGCTTTTCTGGGCAAGTCACTGATTTAAAAGATAAAGCTAAACAAAGTCGATTTTTAGCGCAGCGCGGTTATGCTGCTGAAGAGATCCGTTACTTGCTCGATGGGCAAAGGTTTCAAGGTGTAGATGACTGAACTGTGTTAGCTCGATTTATAGCTATCCGGCCTGTGTAGTAAGTTTGCTAAGCATTTATAAATGAGTACAGAGAAAGACGCAGGGCAGGCCTGTACATGCAGATTTGTAAGGATGGGGAGCGGCCGCTTAGCCCTACGATTGCATTGGACTAAGCGACTCTATAGTGATGCTTAAGCGCGCAATTGCTTGCTGATAACATCTAGCGCTTGCTCAATGGCAATATGCTGGCTCTCAGTATCGCGACGGCCTTTGTACTCTAAAGTGCCTTCTTTTAAGCTGCGCTCACTGATCACTACCCGCTGTGGAATACCAATCAGCTCCATATCAGCGAACTTCACCCCAGGACTGGTTTTCTTATCGCGATCATCTAAAAGCACGTCAAATCCTGCAGCAGTAAGTTGCTCATAGAGCTTATCGGTGGCTTCTTTGACTTCAGGTTTGTCATATTTCATTGGCACAATAGCAACATCAAAAGGCGCTAACGCCGCAGGCCAAATAATGCCGTTGTCATCGTAGTTTTGCTCAATCGCAGCAGCAACCACACGTGAGACCCCGATACCGTAGCAACCCATAGTTAAAGTCGCAGGCTTGCCGTCTTCGCCCATCACTGTGCAGTTCATTGATTCGCTGTATTTAGTGCCCAGTTGGAAAATATGGCCCACTTCAATACCGCGTTTAATTTCCAGAGTGCCTTGACCGTCAGGGCTTGGGTCACCGGCCTGCACGTTACGCAGGTCTGCGATCTCAGGTAGTTCTAGGTCGCGCTCCCAGTTTAGGCCAAACCAGTGCTTATCTTCTTGGTTGGCACCGGCAGCAAAGTCACTCATCAAGGCAACAGAGCGGTCAATGATGCAAGCAATAGCTAAATCTTTCGGGCCTAAAGAGCCAGGGTAAGCGCCGCACGCGTCAAAGATCTCTGCATCGCCGGCAAACTCAAGTGGGCTGGCAACAAGAGGATGATTGGCTGCTTTGATTTCATTCAAGGTGTGATCGCCGCGTACAATCAGCGCCACTAAAGTATTTTCTTCAACACCGCGAACGATCAATGTCTTGATGGTTTTCTCGACAGCGATAGAGAATTGTTCAGTGAGCTGCTCAATGGTTTTGGTGTTGGGTGTATCGACCAAGCGCAGTTCTTGCGTGGCTTCACCGCGATTTGTTTCGCGTGGCAATGCTTCGGCTTTTTCAATATTGGCCGCGTAGTTAGAGGCTGTGCTGAAGGCGATATCGTCTTCACCTGAAGCGGCGAGAACGTGGAACTCATGTGAACCAGTACCGCCAATCGAGCCGGTGTCGGCTTCTACAGGGCGGAAGTTTAAACCCAGTCGAGTGAAAATATTGGTATAGGCTTGGTGCATACGGTCGTAGGTTTCTTGCAAAGATGCTTGGTCAGTATGGAACGAGTAGGCATCTTTCATAATAAATTCACGTCCACGCATTAAGCCAAAGCGCGGACGAATTTCATCACGAAATTTAGTCTGAATCTGATAAAAATTAATCGGCAATTGGCGGTAGCTACTCAGCTCGTTACGCGCTAAGTCAGTAATCACTTCCTCGTGAGTAGGTCCAACACAGAACTCGCGTTGGTGACGGTCTTTTAAGCGCAGTAACTCTGGGCCGTACTCTTCCCAGCGTCCTGATTCTTGCCATAGTTCTGCAGGTTGAACGGCGGGCATTAATACTTCTAACGCGCCAGCGGCATTCATTTCTTCGCGTACCACGGCTTCGGCTTTACGCAGTACGCGCAAACCCAGCGGCAGCCAGGTGTATAAGCCTGAGGCTAAGCGGCGGATCATGCCTGCGCGCAACATCAGTTGGTGGCTGATGACAACCGCATCGGCTGGTGTTTCTTTTAACGTGGAAAGCAAATACTGACTGGTACGCATGGCTAATATCTACACTAAAAAGATGAAAGGAGGGCGCTATTGTAGCGCATTTGTCTGATTGGAATGTGCTAGCGCACTAGCAAATTATAGCGCTAAGCGCTTGCTAGCTTTTTTGTTAACTGTGAGAAACAAGAAACCCAGCCGAGGCTGGGTTTCTTGAATGATGCGAGTTTACCGCTTAAGCATTACAAAATGCTTAGTGGGTACTCAACAATCAGGCGTACTTCGTTGTTATCAACTGTGCCTGCTGCATCGTTTGAACGGTAGGTCGCTTGACGAACGCGGAAGGCTAGGTCTTTCGCTGCGCCACTCTGTAGAACGTATTTTGCTTCGATATCACGCTCCCAGTTTTTACCGTTGTTACGACCGGTGTCAGCAACGCTTTGATCTTCAATGTTGCTACCGCGCACATAGCGAGTCATAAAGCTTAGGCCTGGAACACCAAAAGTAGCCATATCTAAGTCATAACGAACTTGGTAAGATTTCTCACCTTTCTGGTCAAAGTCTTGGTATTGAACGCTGTTCGCTAGGAATACCGCGCCGCCACCATCATAACCGTAAACATAGCCAGCATCTTGTCCGCCAGTTACGCGCTGATGAGCAACAGTAAAGGTATGTGCATCCAAGGTGTAAGCAGCTGCTAAGCTCCAAACGTTATTAGTGCTACTTCTGTCACCACGCGGTGCGTCTTTGTCATTAAACTTCGAGTTGTACATGTTGAAATCGAAGTTCAGGCTCTGCGCATCTGCAATAGGTAATGTGTAGTTCACATTGGTGTAGTGCTTTTTAATTTCTAAACGGTTGCCATCGCCTTTGTGACCAAGGTCAGCGTCTGAATAGTAGTAAGCAACGCTTAGGTCATCAGTGAAGTTGTAGCGGCCACCAACCAAGTCTAGTGAGCGCAAAGTACCGTAATCATCATCACTTACGCTGTCATGGCCAGTTTGGCTTTGTGCTGACAAAGCAGTGAAATGACCTAGGTTTAACTCAAGGTTTTCAATTTCATTGCTAGTCACTAAGAAACCGGTTGTGGTTTCTGGTAGTAAACGAGAGTCATCAGTTGCTAAAACAGGCAAGCTTACAAATTGATTACCGTATTTCAGAACGGTGTTGGAAATACGTGCTTTAACTGCACCGCCAGCTTGGCTGTAGTTGTCTTGTGCCTTGCCGTTGCTGTGAGTTGGGAACTGACCGTTGCCGTTACGACCGCGACCTGAATCTAATTTGATGCCTTGTAAGCCAAAAGCGTCAACACCAAAACCGACAGTACCTTGGGTAAAGCCTGACTCGTAAATAGCTTTTAAGCCTAAGCCTGTATCTTCATTATAGCTGTTGCGAGTAGTGGTGCCGGAATCATTACGGAAGTCACGGTTCATATAAAGAACACGTGCATGCGTATCGAGCTTACTGTCTTCAATAAAGCCATTTGACTCTGACTGTTGGCTTGCAACTGCCATTTGTGTGCTTGCTGCGGCTACTGCTAAGGCAATAACGCTCAACTTAATCATTTGCATGAATTATGCTCCTAGATTGATTTTGATGAATGCGCCTGCAAAACATTTGCCGGCAAAACTTGCTCTATTTGATGGCGCATAGTGTAGATGTTATTTTCCTGCGATGCGAGCCCCTAGTGTGATTTATTCAGTAATCATTCAGAAATGAGCGTAATTATCAGCTAGGAATTGAATAAGTATCTATAGTGGCGCAAAGAATAACGCTGTGCATTGATTTAAGACAGCAAGGAGTTTTTAGCTATGTTTGATTTAGATGAGCGGTTAAAGAATGACACTGTTGTTATTGCTGATAGTGTCTTGTGTCGTATTTTGTTAATGAATGACAGCCGCTACCCTTGGTTGATCTTAGTGCCGCGTATTGCTTCTGTTTCTGAGGTATTTGAGTTGACAGCAGTGCAGCAACAGCAATTGTGGCAGGAAGCGAGTGATGTCGGGCGGGTACTAAAAAGCGAATTTCAGGCCGATAAAATGAATATCGCTACGTTAGGTAATGTTGTTAAACAACTGCATATGCATGTGGTGGTGCGCATGCAAGAGGATGCTGCTTGGCCTGCACCAGTTTGGGGTAATGGAGCAGCGCAGCCTTATTCTGAAAATGCTAAATCGCAGATGTGTACACGTATGCGCGCAGCTATTGCGCAGATTGACTTAATAAAAACTGAGGTGGACTTATGAATGTAGATGCGCGTATTGCTGAGTTAGAGATGCGCCAGGCATTTCAAGATGACACCATCCAAGCGCTTAATGATGTAATTGTTGAGCAGCAGCGACTGTTAGCGCGCATGCAAACGCAGCTTGAGCTATTAGCGCAGCGGCAAAATGATATGCACAGTCAGTTTGATGAAACACCCAACGAGCCGCCACCACATTATTAAACTGTCGTTTAAAACTTTTATGCTGTTCTGCAGCGCTAGGTCTTGCTGGCCTGGCGCTGCAGTGCGCAGTGTTTAAAAAACTACTCTAGTTACTGCTAAACACCGCGCCAGCTGGTGAGCACATCAAGCATGCGATTAGCAAAAGCCCACTCATTGTCATACCAAGCTAATACTTTGACAAAGTTGTCTTGCACACGGGTTTGAGTGAGGTCGGCTACGCAAGAAACAGGATAGCCATTAAAATCGCAGGAGACCAAGGGCTGCTCATTGCACTCCATAACTCCTTGTGGAAGCAGTGTGGCGCCTGCGCTGAGAATGTCATTGATTTCTTCACGACTGGTATCGCGCTCGGCAATAAAGCTTAAGTCAACCAGTGATACGTTTTGTGTGGGGACACGCACAGCCATACCATCTAAGCGGCCTGCAAGTTCAGGAATCACTAAGCCAATGGCTTTAGCTGCGCCGGTACTGGTTGGGATGATCGAGCTGGCTGCGGCGCGGGCGCGATACAAATCTTTGTGGCTTTTATCAAGCAGGTTTTGATCATTGGTGTAGGCGTGCACAGTAGTCATCATGCCGTGCTGGATGCCTACGCCTTCGTGCAGCACTTTTGCTAATGGCGCTAAGCAGTTGGTGGTGCAGGAGGCATTAGAGATAATGTGCTGGTTATCCAGTAGCTGATGGTTGACGCCATACACCACAGTTATGTCAGCATCATCCATTGGGTGCGCCAAAAGAACACGGCGCGCGCCTGTTGTGATGTGCTGCTGGGCTTGTTGCCGCTGTTTCATTCTGCCGGTGCATTCAAGCACTACATCAACGCCCAGCTCTTGCCATGGTAATAAAGCTGGATCGGCTTGACTGAGCAGGCGAATCGATTGATTGCCAATCTGTAAACTTTCACCATCCAGCTGCACTGAATGCGCAAAACGACCAAATGTAGAATCAAAGCGGGTGAGGTGCGCTAAAGTTTTGGCATCACCCAAATCATTGATTGCAACAATTTGAAGTTTGTCGTGCAGTCCGCGCTCAAATAATGTGCGCAATATATTGCGGCCAATTCGTCCGTAACCATTTATAGCAATTCTTAGCATGGGTATTCTCCTTGGCGCTGCTTAGTAGGCTGTGGGCGTTTAGTCGCGCAGTGCGCCAAAAGCCGCGCAGCCTTGCAGGGTTTGCTGATTCCATTGCAGTTGGGTATTTAAGTGGTAGATCGAACCGCTCATACTGTCGGTGCAGCGCTGCGGGGTGATCCACAGTTGTAGGTTTTGATTGTTGGCTTGGGTGCTGATGTGAAAACGGCCATCGGGCAGCTGCTCTTCAATATACGGCAGGGCAATAGTGGGTTGATCAATTTGGTTGAAAATCAAACCGCGTGGCGTTTGCAGGATTGACCAAAAAGGTTCGTTGCCGCTGGCTCTAAGCAGTAACCGTTCAAAATCGGGGTCATTGCAGTTATAGCCTTCAATTTGTACGCGGTAACGTTGGCTGACGGAAAAGTGCTTTTGCTCGTTGTCCAGTTGGCCGCTGAGGTCTGCAAACAAGCCGTTAGGTGATTCGGCTAGCAGACTTTTAAACTCATCATCGAGTGCAGTTGGGAGCTCTAAAGTGTAGTTTTCTTGCACTGTGCAAGGTTGCAATAACCAGTTTTCACCATTGTGGGTGAGATTGCCTTGTAAGCGCAGAGCGGGCTGAGTGATAGCGGAGCTCGCTGTAAAGCTCTGACAGGCGCTTAGTGCGAGTGCTAGCAGTACTAAGCTGATGATGCGTAAATGGCGCATGATATAAATTCCATATAGACGACTAGGTTATTTTGATCGGCGATTAATAATTATCGACCCTACTGTAACCGTATTGCTTTGAGTCGTGATTTTTATTTCAGCTGATTGATGTGCTTGAGAGTACAAGGCTGCTGTGCGCTCGACAACTGCGATCA comes from Pseudomonas sp. C27(2019) and encodes:
- a CDS encoding molybdopterin-synthase adenylyltransferase MoeB, whose amino-acid sequence is MLNDEELLRYSRQILLKQVDVAGQLRLKNSKVLIVGLGGLGSPVALYLAAAGVGEMYLADFDTLDLSNLQRQIVHDSAALGTLKVQSAQARLQGLNPHIAVHSIDSKLDSENLPALLQSVDLVLDCTDNFTIRGELNAACFATNTVLVSGAAIRGEGQVSVYDPSNAQSPCYHCVFGDGAEEGLTCSEAGVLGPLVGLIGSLQALEAMKILAGFGEPLIGRLLLVDALSSRFRELKVRRDPHCVVCGTRHG
- a CDS encoding SlyX family protein, yielding MNVDARIAELEMRQAFQDDTIQALNDVIVEQQRLLARMQTQLELLAQRQNDMHSQFDETPNEPPPHY
- the gap gene encoding type I glyceraldehyde-3-phosphate dehydrogenase encodes the protein MLRIAINGYGRIGRNILRTLFERGLHDKLQIVAINDLGDAKTLAHLTRFDSTFGRFAHSVQLDGESLQIGNQSIRLLSQADPALLPWQELGVDVVLECTGRMKQRQQAQQHITTGARRVLLAHPMDDADITVVYGVNHQLLDNQHIISNASCTTNCLAPLAKVLHEGVGIQHGMMTTVHAYTNDQNLLDKSHKDLYRARAAASSIIPTSTGAAKAIGLVIPELAGRLDGMAVRVPTQNVSLVDLSFIAERDTSREEINDILSAGATLLPQGVMECNEQPLVSCDFNGYPVSCVADLTQTRVQDNFVKVLAWYDNEWAFANRMLDVLTSWRGV
- a CDS encoding CinA family protein; its protein translation is MFTITQLAEQLGQQLLKQNAFVSTAESCTGGGIAEAITRVAGSSAWFEVGFVTYSNRQKMRVLQVAEADLQRDGAVSQSVVEGMARGAQQLSGAQYTVAVSGVAGPGGGSVEKPVGTVCLAWAHGMQVQSACWHFAGDRQSVRQQSVQAALAGLLCVMEGRAANDWQQCLKKHLPNQ
- the recA gene encoding recombinase RecA, which encodes MDENKKKALAAALGQIERQFGKGAVMRMGDHERVAIPAISTGSLGLDIALGIGGLPKGRIVEIYGPESSGKTTLTLSVIAEAQKVGATCAFIDAEHALDPEYAGKLGVNIDDLYVSQPDTGEQALEIADMLVRSNAMDVIVIDSVAALVPKAEIEGDMGDTHVGLQARLMSQALRKITGNIKNANCLVIFINQIRMKIGVMFGSPETTTGGNALKFYSSVRLDIRRIGAVKEGDEITGNETRVKVVKNKVAAPFRQAEFQILYGKGIYRNGEIIDLGVQQGLIEKSGAWYSHKGVRMGQGKANSARYLEENPEICQAIEQQIRDQLLAPAPSNNKQQAVVEDTVE
- a CDS encoding HIT domain-containing protein, encoding MFDLDERLKNDTVVIADSVLCRILLMNDSRYPWLILVPRIASVSEVFELTAVQQQQLWQEASDVGRVLKSEFQADKMNIATLGNVVKQLHMHVVVRMQEDAAWPAPVWGNGAAQPYSENAKSQMCTRMRAAIAQIDLIKTEVDL
- the prfA gene encoding peptide chain release factor 1 produces the protein MKASLVNRLDRLQERFEELTALLGDAQVITDQNKYRTYSKEYAEIEPVVEAFQTWRKTSSDLAEAQTLLKDSDLDVREMAVEEVAQCRESLEAIEADLQRLMLPKDPNDSRNVFLEVRAGTGGDEAAIFSGDLFRMYLRYAERQGWRVEVLSEHGGEHGGYKEVIARVEGDNVYGRLKFESGAHRVQRVPETESQGRVHTSACTVVVLPEPDEQDAIEINPADLRVDTYRASGAGGQHVNKTDSAVRITHLPSGIVVECQEERSQHKNRARAMGWLAARLEDQQSSAAAQEMSDTRKSLVGSGDRSERIRTYNFPQGRVTDHRINLTLYSLADVISGSLEQIIDPLLLEYQADQLAALGD
- a CDS encoding OprD family porin; translation: MQMIKLSVIALAVAAASTQMAVASQQSESNGFIEDSKLDTHARVLYMNRDFRNDSGTTTRNSYNEDTGLGLKAIYESGFTQGTVGFGVDAFGLQGIKLDSGRGRNGNGQFPTHSNGKAQDNYSQAGGAVKARISNTVLKYGNQFVSLPVLATDDSRLLPETTTGFLVTSNEIENLELNLGHFTALSAQSQTGHDSVSDDDYGTLRSLDLVGGRYNFTDDLSVAYYYSDADLGHKGDGNRLEIKKHYTNVNYTLPIADAQSLNFDFNMYNSKFNDKDAPRGDRSSTNNVWSLAAAYTLDAHTFTVAHQRVTGGQDAGYVYGYDGGGAVFLANSVQYQDFDQKGEKSYQVRYDLDMATFGVPGLSFMTRYVRGSNIEDQSVADTGRNNGKNWERDIEAKYVLQSGAAKDLAFRVRQATYRSNDAAGTVDNNEVRLIVEYPLSIL
- the recX gene encoding recombination regulator RecX, with protein sequence MLDTPVSIRRAAMNLLARREHGYVELSRKLRQRGAEAEMIDVELQRLMDDGLLSEQRYVESYIRSRANTGRGPMRIREELTQRGLARELVECALAGADIDWQAQMQDLWQRRFSGQVTDLKDKAKQSRFLAQRGYAAEEIRYLLDGQRFQGVDD
- the murI gene encoding glutamate racemase; the protein is MDKHAAIGVFDSGLGGISVLHAIRNLLPAESLIYIADSAHVPYGEKSPEFIVQRSLAISEFLLAQRVKAIVVACNTATAAAVSELRQRWPDVLIVGMEPAVKPAVQASQSGKVGVLATTGTLRSARFAALLERFASDVEVITQPCPGLVELIEAGELQTDTTRALLSSYVEPLLQAGCDTLILGCTHYPLLKPLLQRMVPEYVQLIDTGEAVARRLQSELGKHNLLAEAQQPLDHFYGSGDTCATERTLAMLWPEAQPVIALGF
- the prmC gene encoding peptide chain release factor N(5)-glutamine methyltransferase; translated protein: MMRIDQLLAHATQIDSPTAQLDAELLLAHVLDKPRSYLLAWPEKTLSEAQAAAFMALLERRQRGEPVAYLLGQQGFWTLDLQVAEHTLIPRADTELLVEAALQLADASSPLRVLDLGTGTGAIALALASERPQWAVTGVDRIESAVALAQSNQQQLQLSNVQFLSSHWFSALIGQRYDLILSNPPYIADTDPHLQQGDLRFEPLSALVSGADGLDDLRLIIAQAPAYLSAKGWLMLEHGFDQASAVRALLQQAGFIEVNSQRDLGGHERISFGCLPS
- a CDS encoding proline--tRNA ligase, whose translation is MRTSQYLLSTLKETPADAVVISHQLMLRAGMIRRLASGLYTWLPLGLRVLRKAEAVVREEMNAAGALEVLMPAVQPAELWQESGRWEEYGPELLRLKDRHQREFCVGPTHEEVITDLARNELSSYRQLPINFYQIQTKFRDEIRPRFGLMRGREFIMKDAYSFHTDQASLQETYDRMHQAYTNIFTRLGLNFRPVEADTGSIGGTGSHEFHVLAASGEDDIAFSTASNYAANIEKAEALPRETNRGEATQELRLVDTPNTKTIEQLTEQFSIAVEKTIKTLIVRGVEENTLVALIVRGDHTLNEIKAANHPLVASPLEFAGDAEIFDACGAYPGSLGPKDLAIACIIDRSVALMSDFAAGANQEDKHWFGLNWERDLELPEIADLRNVQAGDPSPDGQGTLEIKRGIEVGHIFQLGTKYSESMNCTVMGEDGKPATLTMGCYGIGVSRVVAAAIEQNYDDNGIIWPAALAPFDVAIVPMKYDKPEVKEATDKLYEQLTAAGFDVLLDDRDKKTSPGVKFADMELIGIPQRVVISERSLKEGTLEYKGRRDTESQHIAIEQALDVISKQLRA